The genomic DNA CGGAGGGCCGCTTCCCCAGCTCCCTCCAGGGTCCGCTGTCCGGAGCTTCGGCCAGCCATTGCTCCAAGCTGCTCCGAACGGCTCCAGCGCTCGGAGGCCGCTTCTGTGGATCCTTCTCCAACAGGCTCAGGGTGAGTTCGGCCAGGGCATCGGGAATGGAGGGTTCGAGCGTGCGCGGGTCCACCGGCGTCATGGTGGCGATGGCGTGGAGGAGCTGGTCCAACGGCAGCCGGCTGTCGAACGGGCGGCAGTCCGTGAGCGTCTCGTAGAGCAGCACTCCCAGGGCGTAGAGGTCCGCGGACGGCAGCGCGGGCATGCGGGAGCCGGGGCGCAGGGCTCCGGAGCACAGGAAGGAGATGACCTCAGGCGGCTGGCAATACAACGTGCCGGGGGCGATGCCCTCCGTCAGGGTCAACGCCCCTGGCAGATGCGACGAGCCGAAGTCGATGAGGAAGGGCACGTCCGACTCTTCCCCGACCAGGACATTGTCCGCCTTGAGGTCCCGGTGGCAGACGCCCCGCGCATGCAGCACCTCGAGCGTCCACGCGAGCACGGCCAACGAGCCCACCGCGCGATGGAGCGAGACCCGGTGCCGCCAACGCCACACATGGAAGGTGCGGCCTCGCACATAGGGGGTGACGAAGTACGAATAGCCCGTCCGCTCATCGGGCCACCGGCCCCATTGGAGCACGGGCTGGAAGGCGGGGTGATTCAAGCGCTCGATGGCCGCCACCTCGCGACGCATCCATCCATCCACCCGGTCCGCGTCCTTGGCGGAAACGGGCCGGGCCGCCATCTTCATGGCGTAGCGCTGGTCCCCGCGCTCCACCAGGAAGACGAAGGCGAAGCCGCCCACACCCAACCGGCTCACGATGCGGAAGTCCCGCACGAAGTGCCCTGGACGCAACTGGTTGGGATGCCGGGGTTGCCTCATGGAGCCTCCCGATGAAGCGGCTGGAACACACCCAGCGCCTCGGCACCATCCAGCGCCAGTTCCACCCCAGACGCTCCTTCTGGCAGCACGCCCGTCGCGATGTATCTCTGAACAGTGGAATCATCCGATGGCCCCGACACCAGACGCGCGGGCGCTTCCCACAAAACGCCGTCCGGGAGCGGAGTCCGCACCCTCACTTGAATCAGACCCCACGGAGCGAGCCGCTTCTTCCGGACACGCACGGCCAGGGTGGCGAAGAAGCGCCGTCCCATCCACACCACCGAGTCGACCTGACCGGAAGAGGTCCGAGCACCGTAATCCGTCACCCGCTGCGCCACGTCGAGCCGGGGACGCGCAGCAGGTGCCGCGAGCAGACTCCTCGCCACCTCCGCCACGCCCTCGTCCTCGGCGCTGGGGGAGGCCCGCACCACCTTGACGCTCAGGTCCACCGCCTCGAGCCGTGTCACGAGCACGAAGCGCAGGGGCTCGGCGCCGGGCTCGACCAGGACCGACATCTCCACGCGCTCGTCCGCGCCCAGGTTCCGCTTCGGGAGAATGACCAGGCATCCCTTGATCGGCATCAGTTCACCCAGGGAGGTCCGCTCCTGCTCGGACACCTGGAGGTCGGGCCGCGCGGGCGAGTCGAAGCACACGACGGTGGCGACTCCCACCTTCACGCTCAGTTCAGTGGGTGGCCCCACTCCGGCCCGCGAGGACAACACGAGCGTGCGCCGCTGGAGCGTGGCGACTTCCGCCTCCCGAGCAGAGGTTGGGAGGGACAGCAGGAGGGGCAGGAGGAACCAAGCTCCAGGGCGCACGCGATGGACAGTAGGTGCGGCCCCTCCGTCCACGCAAGCGAAAAACCACTTCTCCGGTCTAGTCCACGGAGTGGACTTCTCGCGTCACCTGTTGCCACGCCCGTGGGTGCTCGCGGATGATGGAGCGCAACACGAGGGGGTCATCACATGCGCGCGAAGCAAATGGGTTCCCGCTCCGGCTGGCTCGGAGCGGCAGGGCTGTTATTCCTCGCGGGGTGCGCCACGAGTCCACCCCTGCCGGGACTCCTGAGGAAGGACACGCGGCCGCCCCCCACGAAGCCCGCCCCGTGGAAACAAGAACCTCCCATCGATGATTCACGGGACTGGTACTCGAGGGAGGGTTCTTCCAAGGCATGGTGAGACGTCTGGCCGGAAGCGTTGGCGGACATGTCAGTCCGTGTCAATGACATGTCATTGACACGGTTCTTCCCCGGCATCCGGGGGCGGTCATCCTCGTAAGGGATTGAAACAACGGGGGCCTGTCTTTCGCGGGCTCCTGGCGCGAATGTTGCCATCCGCGCGAGCGTCCCCCCCAACCTCGGAGCGCCTCGTGCAAAACAACACCTGGACCGACGCCGCCCTTCTCGACCATCTCCAGAAGGCCGTCTACCTGGAGCTGTGGACCCTCCCCCTCTACCTGACGGCCGCCTATTCCTTGCAGGTCCCTGGCTCGGACTCCGAGAATCCGCCCCAGTTGAAGAGCCTCCGCGGCAAGAGCAACCCCAAGCGCAGCCGGGAGCAGCTCGCCTTCAACAACCTCTACTCGGTCGCCGTGCAGGAGATGCTGCACCTGGAGCTGGCCAGCAACCTCTTCAATGCGCTGTTCGCCCCCAGGGGACACACGCCGAAGTTCACGGGCGACTGGGCGCCCCGGTACGACCAGTGTCCCTCCTGGATCGCGCTCAAGAAGCCCGTGCAGCTCGGAGCGGTGAACCCCGAGCAGATGTCCCTCCTGGCCGCCATCGAAACCCCCGAGCCCGCGACCGATGGCGCGCCGAACGGGCCGCAGGAGACCTACGATTCCATCGGCCAGTTCTACAAGGCCGTCGAGCAGGGGGTGAATCAGCGCTGGAGCGAGCTTTACCAGCCCCACGCGGACCACCGGCAGAAGAGCGAATTCACCGACCCGAAATACCCAGGCGACGATTACACCGGCTTCAGCAGTGTCATCGACAGTCAGGACAGCGAAGCCGCGCGGAAGCAGGCGAACGCGGTGATCCAAGCCATCATCGGGCAGGGAGAGGGCAGCCGGGGACCGGTCATCGACTCGGACCTCCGCCCCGAGGACGCCAATGATGTCGAGGATCGGTTCAGCCATTTCGCGCGCTTCCGGATGGTGCAGGCGATGCTGAAGCTCGACGGCCCGCTGAAGACCTATCCCACCCCGGGGAGCAGAGGGCTCGCGACCGCGCAGCGGCAACTCACCGCCGGCTTCGCGAGCCTGCTGGCCGCGCTGGAGAAGGGTTACGCGGGGGACGACGCGCTCGACCTCGGGAGCATGTGGGCGCTCCCCGGGCTGATCGTGTCCGTGTGGGCCTCGGGCGGAGTGCCCCAGTTCCAAACCCAAGACTAACGCGCCGGGTCCTCCGCCGAGAGCTGGCGCGCGCGCCGCTCCACGGCTCGCACCGTGTCCATCACGGCGTCCGTCTGGCCCACGCCCGCGAGGAAGCCGGGAATGGAGCCCCCCGGCTCCACGGTGAAGCGGTAGACGAAGTGCACGCCCCCCTCGGGTTTGGCGGTGAAGAACCAGCTGCCCGCGTTGCGCAACAGCCGCACCACGCCACGGCGCTCGGGCAGCACGTCGTTGGCGGGGGACCAGCGCTGCTGGAACGTCTCCCGCCCCTCGTCGTCACGGCCCTCCTGCTCCTCCACGCGCAGCACGTAGTCCCGATTGGAGATGATGGGCAGGTCCAGCTGCGTGTACGTCACGCGGGAGCCGCCCCCGTCCGCCTCCGACAGGACCCGGGACTCCGTCACATGGGGCATCCACCGCCGGAACTTCTCGTGGTCCTTGAGCGCGGACCGGATGGACGGCAGCTCCACGTCCATATCGCCCTCGGCCCAGAACTCCCGGCCCCCGGGAATGTCCACTCGTGGACGCACACGGATGACCACGTCCCCCGTCGACACCGTCTTCCAGTCCGTGGACTCCGCGGCCCGCGCGTCCCCGGCCACCAGGGCCATCACCAGGAGCAGGCCTCCCATCGCATGCCACATGTTCCACCCTCCTCGCCCGGCACCCCACCTCCGGTGCCCCCACCTTCGCCCATCATCAACACCCCTGTCGCCAGAACCATCGACTTTTCCGGCGGTCCAGGGCACGAAGATGCGCATGATTGGCCACCCGTCAGCCCCTCCCCCCGAGCGCGGGCTCTTCTGCAACCGAACCCTCAACCTGCGGGCCATCAAGGCCATCGGGTACGACATGGACTACACCCTCATCCACTACAAGGTGGAGGTGTGGGAACAGCGAGCGTACGAGCACATGCGCGACCGCCTGGTCGCCCAGGGCTGGCCCGTGGCCCACCTGCGGTTCGATCCCGCGCTCGCCATGCGCGGCCTCATCATCGACACCGACAAGGGAAACCTGCTCAAGGCCAACCGCTTTGGCATCGTGAAGAAGGCGCTGCATGGCACCCGGCCGCTGAGCTTCGAGGCCCAGCGCGACGAGTACGTGCACACCCTCATCGATCTGCACGAGCGGCGCTGGGTCTTCCTCAACACGCTCTTCTCCCTGTCCGAGGCGTGTCTCTACGCCCAGGTGGTGGACCTGCTGGACGAGGGCAAGCTCGGTGGCCCCATGGGCTACAACGATTTGTACGAGCACGTGCGCCGCAGCCTGGACGCCACGCACATGGAGGGCGCGCTCAAGGCGGAGATCATCGCCGACCCGGCGCGCTACGTGCTGCATGATCCGGACACGGCGCTCGCGCTGTTGGATCAGAAGAACGCGGGCAAGAAGCTCCTGCTCATCACCAACAGCGAGTGGGCCTACACCCTGCCCATGATGCACGCCGCGTTCGACCCGTACCTGCCCCAAGGCATGACGTGGCGCGAGCTGTTCGACGTGGTCATCGTCAGCGCGCGCAAGCCCGAGTTCTTCACCACGCGTGCCTCGCTCTTCGAGGTGGTGACGGCGCCGGGGCAGGAGGGGCTGTTGCGTCCGCACACGGGGCCGCTCAAGCCCGGGGTGCCCTACTTCGGGGGCAGCGCCATCGAGGTGGAGCGCTCGCTGCGCATGAGCGGGGATGAAATCCTCTACGTGGGCGACCACATGTTCGGCGACGTGCACGTGAGCAAGAACGAGCTGCGCTGGCGCACCGCGCTCATCCTGCGGGAGCTGGAGGACGAGGTGCGGGCCATCAGCGCCTTCCGGGCCACCGAGGCACGGCTCGCCGAGCGCATGGAGCAGAAGGAGCGGCTGGAGGCCGAGGCGTGTCAGGTGCGGCTGGAGTTGCAGCGGCGGCGGCTGGGGTACGCCCCGCGCGACGAGAGCCTGCCCGCGGACGAGCAGCTGCACGCGCGGGCGGCGGAGCTGCGCGCCCAGCAGGAGGCGCTCGACACGGAGCTGGGGCCCATGGCGCGCGCCGCGAGCGAGCTGTCCAACCCCCTCTGGGGCCTGCTCACCCGGGCGGGCAATGACAAGAGCCACCTGGCGCGGCAGGTGGAGCGCTACGCGGACATCTATACGTCCCGCGTGAGCAACTTCCTGTTCGCCACGCCCTTCGTCTACCTGAGGAGCCCCCGGGGCAGTCTTCCCCACGACCCGAGCCTGCCCGGCGGCGCGCCTGTCTTCGCGGCCCAGACCCCTGGAGGCGACAGCGGCGGGCCCTGAGGCGCCCCGTCATTGGGTCCGCCGCCACAGGTGTTGCAGGTCCCAGGACAGCTGGCGCTCCACCTCCTGGGCCTCGGCCTCGGACAGGTACTCGCGCAGACCCTGGAAGACGGCGCGCACGAGCGGTTCCACCTCGGAGGCGTCCCGACCCACCGCCCGGGACACGCACACGAACAGCTCCTCGGGCGCCTCGGTGGCGGCCACTGGCGCCGAGAGCGACAGGGGCAGCAGCTCCAGCAACTTGAGGGCCAGGGGGTCCGGGGTCTCCGGGGTCTCCTCGGGCTCGAGTCGCTGGAGCAGCGCGGTGATGACGGAGACCGCGGCGGCCTCGGTCAGACGGGCGTCCACCTTGCGGACCTCGGACAGGTGGGTGAGGAAGGAGGCGGCCTGGGCGCCCGGGCGGGAGGGGGACGGCTTGCCGCCACGGCTCTGGGGGTTGCCAGGGGGGGTGTCGGACATGGGACGCTCCTCGCGTGAAGGGTGTCCCGGCAAGGTGTTCACGCCCCCCGCCCGGCGGATGGCCGGGGGCGGAGCCAGGGCCGCCCCCCTGGGGGGTAGACGAGTCACCAGGGGGATCGGCAAGCCATGTCAGACTCGGTTAGTATGCATGGAGCCGTGAGCTACTCGACCAACGGCGCATTGCGAATCCTGGGACAGGGTGACCTTCTCGGGGAGGCTTATCGGATGCCTGTCCTCAATGGGGGCGGCCGGAAGAAGCGGGCCCGCAAGCAGGAGGCGCAACCGAAACCCGGTTTCGCCACCGCCTTGAAGCTTGTGGTGCAGCTTGGCCGGGAGAAGGCGAAGGAAGTGGGGAAGACGGCGCTCTCGCGCTGCCCTCGCTGTGGCCACGTGGGCCCGACGGAGCAGGACTTCGGCACCCGCATCATGAAGGGGGGCGAGCGTCGGCCCCAGTCCTGGTGCCGGAGCTGCCGCAAGGTGAACCTGCCGCCCCTCAAGGCCCTGCCCCACGCCGCCACCCGTCCGGTGAAGGCCACGTTGGTGACGACGGCCAACGAGAAGCCCGAGAAGGCCGAGAAGGCGCGCACCCCGTCGGCGACCCAGGACGGCTGGCTCTTTCCGCCCGAGGTCCTGGGCAAGCGCAAGCGCCGCAAGTCCTGAGCCGCCCCCCACAGAGCCCGGGCGGACAACCAGGGGGACGCAGCCCCCTGGGGTGCCGCATCCCCGCCGCGTTCGCATTCCTTGATTCGAGGGGGCGGAACACGACAGGGGAGTGCATATGGCGGTCCGGACCGACACCGTGGGCATCAAGAACATGCGGCAGGTGGGCGTACACGCTTCTCAACCCAGTCAACAGGCGAGCAAGGGCAAACTCCTTCCCTTCCAGGATGAGATTCCCCTGATGAAGCGGGATCGGCTCCTGGCCCGGGCCACCCTGGGCCCCGCGGCGGAGCTCCCCCGGCTCAAGACCCCTCGAGGGGAAGCCACGGTGCGCGGGCGCAAGAAGCCGCCCAGCGAGATGCACATCAAGCGCATCGGCGGATAGGCGACGGCATGCAAGGGCGGTCTATGGTGGGGGGAGAATGAGCGACGCGCTGTTCTCCTCCGAAGTCGAAACCTCCGATACCCGCCATCTGGGCCGACTGTGGTTCGCGGACCTGTTGGACCTCTCGCTCTCGGCCTTCATCGGATGGGGGCTCCTGCGGGCGGTGGACGTGGACCGTTCGCGCGGGGCGCTGATCGCCGCCGGCTTCGGCGTCTGGGTCGTCCTGAGCGTGTTGGGCGCCCTGAATGGGTGGACCCTGGGACGCGGCGTGGTGGGCCTGCGCCTGGTGCGGGCCACGGGAGCGCCGGGTCCCGCCCGGGGAGTGGCCCGGAGCGTGCTCGTGCCCGTGGACATGTTCCTGTCCATTCCCTTGCAGCGCAGGCCCCTGGATCGACTCCTCGGCGTGTACCCGGAGGCGGTGCCCCTCGAGTTGAAGGCATGGCGCGGCGGACTCGGGTGGATGGGGCTGTGGCTCGGACTGGGATTGGCCTCGGTGTGGTTCGGGGTGGTCCCCACGCGAACCGAGGCCCTGAGGTACCTCAAGACCCTGGATGGGTGGCGCTGCTGCCACGGGAGGACCTCGCCCACGGCGAACAAGTGCGAGCCCGCGGTGTCACGCGCGGTGAGGGAGGCACGCGGCGGGGACGCGCGGGCCCAGGCCGTCGTGGCGGATTGTCCGAAGGCCGCCGCCGCCCTGCCTTGACGCCAGCCTGGGTGTCCCCACCTTCTCCTTAATAAGGAGACGCCCATGGCCGTCAGGACGCGAGTGGCAGGCACGAAGAACAAGCGCCGGGTACTGAGCGCCGCACAAGCGGTGAGCAGTCCTCAACCCAGCAAGGGCCGCAAGACGGTCCCAAGGGACCAGGCCGCGGCTCTGCGCCGTCAGAAGTTGCTGCGCAAGGCCACGCCCGGCCCCGCCATGACGGAGGCCCTGGGACTCGGACCCGCCACCACCGAGGTGCACCCCGAGAAGCGGACCTCCACCCGGCGAAAGAGCAAGCGCGGCAACGCCCCGTAGACCGGAGCGCTCACGCGCGCCGGAGACGGCGGCGCCAGGCCGAGCACCCCATGCCCCCCACCAGGAGACCCAGGCCCGGCGCGCTCATGCAGCCACGGGCCTCGTCCGGCGGGGGCGGCTCGCACGGCGTGAAACACCGGCACGCCTCGGCGCCCTCTGGCTCCAGCCGCGCGCACAGCCCGTCCGAGCCGCACTGGGCATCTCCCGTACAACTCGCGCCATAATCACCCGATTGCAGCGCATGCAGGAGACAACGGCCCGGCTCGCCCTCGGCTGGGGAGACGCATGCCAGCCCCGAGGGACATTCCGCGTCCCGCGTGCATGGCGCGGTGCACAGGAGCCCAGGCGGGAGTTCCACCTGGGCGGGCGCCGGGGGCTCGGCGAGGAAGGGCTGGAGGAAGGACTCGCGCAGCGCGGCCACGCGGACCTGGACGGCGTCCTCCTGGCAGGCGAAGTCGCCGCTCACGGTGATGCCCACGAGCACCTCGTGGCCCTCCGCGTCTCGCGCCAGCACGGGACCTCCGCTGTCTCCCACACAGCTCATCGCCGGAGCGGGGCCCGCGTGGAAGGACTCGGGTCCCACGTCCGTCACCCTCAAACCGCCCTGGCGCCGCCCGCCCGAGGGCAGCGCCGCGTCCTTCGTGGACCCGAAGCCCACCACGCGCACGTCCCGGCCTGGCGCCAGTCCGTCCCCTCCGGACCCGGGCAGCCGCAGCGCGGGGACATCCACCGGCGAGGCCAGGCGCAACAGGGCCACGTCCTGGGCATGTGTCGAGGGCTCGTAGTCTGGATGCCGCACGGCCCTCGCCACCCGGACGAACCGGCCTCCCGCGCCCGAGTCCACCGGCAACCGCTCCCCGAGGAAGACCTCGTAGGCCCCCTCCGGGCCGAAGACCTCCAGACAGTGCGCCGCCGTCAGCACCACGTCCGGGGCAATCAACGCCCCCGAGCACAGCGGCGTCAGCGACTCACCCGCGCAGCGCACGCGCCGGGCGACCAGCGCCACCACGGCCTCATCCTCCGGTGCCTCCAAGCCGCCCACCACCGCGTCCGCGTGGAGGCCCCTCGGCAGGAGGCCATCCGGTGCCTGGGATGAGGGCGTACAGGCGCACAGCAAGCCCACCAGCAACCCCCGGATCCTCACTCCTCCCGCGCCTCCTCCGCCAGCACCGTCGTCTCCGCCCGCAGGGAGCCCAGCCTCGCCCGATGACGCGAGAGCTGGACCGCCAACCGCCTCGCCTCCGCCCCATCACCGCGCGCCTGGGCACGCTCGCGCTCGCGCTCCAGACGCTCCACGTCCCGGTCCAACAACTCCGTGATCCGCACCAGCTTGCCGTGTCGCCACGCCGCCGTCTGGGGCTGCTCCGGCTCGATGGGCTCGTTCACTTGCGGCGGAGACTCCCCGTCCTCGGGCTCCGGCCACGGCGCGTCGAGCGCCGCCGTGGCATCCGGGAGGCGAAGCTCGGGGGGAGGCGCGGACTCGAGGGGCACGGCGCGCACCGTTCCGGGCTCCCAGGAGGAAGCGGCGGGGGGCGGCGGGGAGAGCTCGCTCCGGGGACGGGCTCGCTCCTCCGACGGAAGGATCTCCGGCGAGGTCGCCAGGGCGAGCACCAGCCACGCGGTTCCCAGCAGGCAACCCACGAGCGGAAAGGCGATACGGGAGCGGGGGTTCATCACACGGTCCTTGCCCTACCAACGCAACTTCCAGCCATCGGGGTGCCGCTCCACACGCAGGAGCATCGGCTGCTCGCGCACCTGTCCGTCCCTCGCCACGCGGGTGCGCACCAGCACCGCGTCCGGCTCCCGCCCATCCACCTTCACCTCCAGCACCTCCACCAGGGACATGCCATGCGCGTTCAGATCCTCCACCGTCGCGCGGCAGGAGTCAGGGACGGCCAGCAGCGGGCCCACCACGGCGCAGTCCCGCGAGGGCAGGGCCGTGAAGAAGCGCTCCACCACGTCCCGGGCCGCCTCGAGCTTCCCCGCGTCCGAGGGAGCACAGGCCAGCAAGGCCACCACGCCCCATCCCTTCCAGTGCCCGCGCGCCATCAGTAGCAGTCGGGCGCGTACAGCTCGTCGTCGCTCGCGGCGGTGAACTGATCATTGCAGTAGCCACTCGTCAGCGCGTGGCCATTGCGCACACAGCCGTCGTGGTTGGTGGCATCCAGCGTGTACTGGGTATCCCCACCGCAGCCTCCGCCGCAACGGCCGAAGCAATTGCCCATCACCTTCGGCCGGCTCAGGTGGTCGGGCTCTCCACACACCCACTTGCCACCACTCATGTACAGCTCGTCTCCATCACACGTGGCGTGATCGCCAAGCTGGGCGATCTGCTGATTGATGGCCGCGTCGAAGCTCCCGTGCTGACAGTCGTGCTTCACGTACGAGTACCAGTTGTAGGTGGTGCCGCAGCTGCCCGTGTTCTTGCCATTGCACTTCGCGTAGCTGCACAACATCGTGTAGCCCCGGCCCTGCTCGCCCATCACCGTGCGCTGCAACTCGAGCGTCCCCGGATGCTCGGCCCACAGGCCCACCGCGCGACGCAGGTACTTGAGCTCGGGCGAGAGCGCGCTGCCCGAGGGCAGCTCGGCGTTGAGCGCCGCGTACAGGCCCGACAACAGCTCGCGATCCCCGTCCAGCATCTGCGTGTCCGCGCCGTTGTCCTCCGCGAAGCCATCCAACGACGACACGCCCTGCTCGGCGTCCACCAGGCCCGTGAGCGTCATGCCATTCTGCCGAACCTCGAGCCGGTAGACGCCAGGCTCCACCCGCCGCGAGGAGAAACGCACCTCGGCCTCCCCCTGGGCGAAGCGCCCCGAGGCCCCGTCGGCCTCCCGCGTCAGCTCCAGGCCGCTCGCCAGCGTCCCCGAGGCGGCCGGCGCACCGCCTTGCCCGCCACAGCCTCCCAACACCACCGCCGCGATCGCACCCAGGTAGTTCCGCATCCGCTCGAGACCCCTCGCACCGGTTTTCCGAAGAATCAGAAAACGAGAAGAAGCCCGATCTAGTGGAAGTGTTGAATTCCGACAAGTCGATCCGCGTTACGCCTCGCGCGGGGGCTGACGGAACCACAGCGGCGCGTCCGGACCCGCGGCTCGCGCGAGCCCGAGGGCCCCCTCCGGCAGGGACTCCTGGGAGCCGATGACGAGCAGTCCTCCGGGCACGAGCCGTTCCATCAGGCCCGCCAACACCCGCTGCTGCACGGGCGGGGCGAAGTAGGTGAAGGCCACGTTGCGGCAGAGCACCAGATGGAAGGGGCCCTCGGGCATCTGCTCGCGCAGGTCCTCGCACCGGAAGTCCAGGCCCTCGCGGTACTCGGGACGCAGACACACCTCGTCGGCTTCGGAGGTGAAGGCCTCGCCCACCCACTCGGAGGGCAGTTCGCGCAGCGTGGCCCGCGAGTAGCAACCCCGGCGGGCCCGCTCGAGGAGCGCGGCGTCCGCGTCCGTGGCCACCAGTTCCAGATGGAAGTCCGGGAAGCGCGGCGCGAGGCCCCGCCGGAAGAGGACGGACACGGAGTAGGGCTCCTCGCCCGAGGCACATCCCGCGCTCCACACCCGGAGACGGGTCTCGCCCCGAGCCCGCGCGGACGCCAACACCTGGGGCAACAGCGGCTCACGGAGCGCGTCGAAGACGGCCTGGTCCCGGTAGAAGCGAGACACGGTGACGCGGCACAGGGCATCCAACAGGGCCCGCTCGGTGGCGTCCTCTTCCAGCAGGGCGAGGTAGGCGGACAGGCCCGGCACCCCGAGCGCCTTCATCCGCCGGCCGACGCGTTTGCACACCTGGCCGCGCACACGGCGGAAGCCCACCAGGCGCAACCCCAGCCGAGGCGCGGCCCACCGCAGCAACTCCTGGCACTCGGCATCCGTCATGGGGCTCAGTCTATTCGAGGAAGCGCCGCTCCCAGCGCCG from Melittangium boletus DSM 14713 includes the following:
- a CDS encoding protein kinase domain-containing protein; amino-acid sequence: MRQPRHPNQLRPGHFVRDFRIVSRLGVGGFAFVFLVERGDQRYAMKMAARPVSAKDADRVDGWMRREVAAIERLNHPAFQPVLQWGRWPDERTGYSYFVTPYVRGRTFHVWRWRHRVSLHRAVGSLAVLAWTLEVLHARGVCHRDLKADNVLVGEESDVPFLIDFGSSHLPGALTLTEGIAPGTLYCQPPEVISFLCSGALRPGSRMPALPSADLYALGVLLYETLTDCRPFDSRLPLDQLLHAIATMTPVDPRTLEPSIPDALAELTLSLLEKDPQKRPPSAGAVRSSLEQWLAEAPDSGPWRELGKRPSERAWDVARPEGVELLEEAPGAVSAPLPSAHAEGAAWRRWLVVLALVLGGLGVGWMLLRMAHPPVWREDVLSEATAPASPVPSDKGTQPVPSSTRSETSLDSARPLPSRWCALLTGLLGVSAAQSLGCASVPKRQDPVDYLARCSAEARATPVTLNIKPKEHPAFFTNESGTPVSEESIEEGGAFNIKPGPVSADMLVIIQGEELYVKVMGTAETWPQRVYAVFDRLQMPDGRVYPICGVAIDGRHQYGIATWQKFAIPNRMVPVDVSRVDTSPGSVVLNDPRFEVVLQGPEGYAVPRVDWAPPDWR
- a CDS encoding DUF2381 family protein, with amino-acid sequence MDGGAAPTVHRVRPGAWFLLPLLLSLPTSAREAEVATLQRRTLVLSSRAGVGPPTELSVKVGVATVVCFDSPARPDLQVSEQERTSLGELMPIKGCLVILPKRNLGADERVEMSVLVEPGAEPLRFVLVTRLEAVDLSVKVVRASPSAEDEGVAEVARSLLAAPAARPRLDVAQRVTDYGARTSSGQVDSVVWMGRRFFATLAVRVRKKRLAPWGLIQVRVRTPLPDGVLWEAPARLVSGPSDDSTVQRYIATGVLPEGASGVELALDGAEALGVFQPLHREAP
- a CDS encoding ferritin-like domain-containing protein, with protein sequence MQNNTWTDAALLDHLQKAVYLELWTLPLYLTAAYSLQVPGSDSENPPQLKSLRGKSNPKRSREQLAFNNLYSVAVQEMLHLELASNLFNALFAPRGHTPKFTGDWAPRYDQCPSWIALKKPVQLGAVNPEQMSLLAAIETPEPATDGAPNGPQETYDSIGQFYKAVEQGVNQRWSELYQPHADHRQKSEFTDPKYPGDDYTGFSSVIDSQDSEAARKQANAVIQAIIGQGEGSRGPVIDSDLRPEDANDVEDRFSHFARFRMVQAMLKLDGPLKTYPTPGSRGLATAQRQLTAGFASLLAALEKGYAGDDALDLGSMWALPGLIVSVWASGGVPQFQTQD
- a CDS encoding SRPBCC family protein, translating into MWHAMGGLLLVMALVAGDARAAESTDWKTVSTGDVVIRVRPRVDIPGGREFWAEGDMDVELPSIRSALKDHEKFRRWMPHVTESRVLSEADGGGSRVTYTQLDLPIISNRDYVLRVEEQEGRDDEGRETFQQRWSPANDVLPERRGVVRLLRNAGSWFFTAKPEGGVHFVYRFTVEPGGSIPGFLAGVGQTDAVMDTVRAVERRARQLSAEDPAR
- a CDS encoding HAD-IG family 5'-nucleotidase; amino-acid sequence: MIGHPSAPPPERGLFCNRTLNLRAIKAIGYDMDYTLIHYKVEVWEQRAYEHMRDRLVAQGWPVAHLRFDPALAMRGLIIDTDKGNLLKANRFGIVKKALHGTRPLSFEAQRDEYVHTLIDLHERRWVFLNTLFSLSEACLYAQVVDLLDEGKLGGPMGYNDLYEHVRRSLDATHMEGALKAEIIADPARYVLHDPDTALALLDQKNAGKKLLLITNSEWAYTLPMMHAAFDPYLPQGMTWRELFDVVIVSARKPEFFTTRASLFEVVTAPGQEGLLRPHTGPLKPGVPYFGGSAIEVERSLRMSGDEILYVGDHMFGDVHVSKNELRWRTALILRELEDEVRAISAFRATEARLAERMEQKERLEAEACQVRLELQRRRLGYAPRDESLPADEQLHARAAELRAQQEALDTELGPMARAASELSNPLWGLLTRAGNDKSHLARQVERYADIYTSRVSNFLFATPFVYLRSPRGSLPHDPSLPGGAPVFAAQTPGGDSGGP
- a CDS encoding DUF2267 domain-containing protein, giving the protein MSDTPPGNPQSRGGKPSPSRPGAQAASFLTHLSEVRKVDARLTEAAAVSVITALLQRLEPEETPETPDPLALKLLELLPLSLSAPVAATEAPEELFVCVSRAVGRDASEVEPLVRAVFQGLREYLSEAEAQEVERQLSWDLQHLWRRTQ
- a CDS encoding S1 family peptidase, whose translation is MRIRGLLVGLLCACTPSSQAPDGLLPRGLHADAVVGGLEAPEDEAVVALVARRVRCAGESLTPLCSGALIAPDVVLTAAHCLEVFGPEGAYEVFLGERLPVDSGAGGRFVRVARAVRHPDYEPSTHAQDVALLRLASPVDVPALRLPGSGGDGLAPGRDVRVVGFGSTKDAALPSGGRRQGGLRVTDVGPESFHAGPAPAMSCVGDSGGPVLARDAEGHEVLVGITVSGDFACQEDAVQVRVAALRESFLQPFLAEPPAPAQVELPPGLLCTAPCTRDAECPSGLACVSPAEGEPGRCLLHALQSGDYGASCTGDAQCGSDGLCARLEPEGAEACRCFTPCEPPPPDEARGCMSAPGLGLLVGGMGCSAWRRRLRRA
- a CDS encoding CheR family methyltransferase; this translates as MTDAECQELLRWAAPRLGLRLVGFRRVRGQVCKRVGRRMKALGVPGLSAYLALLEEDATERALLDALCRVTVSRFYRDQAVFDALREPLLPQVLASARARGETRLRVWSAGCASGEEPYSVSVLFRRGLAPRFPDFHLELVATDADAALLERARRGCYSRATLRELPSEWVGEAFTSEADEVCLRPEYREGLDFRCEDLREQMPEGPFHLVLCRNVAFTYFAPPVQQRVLAGLMERLVPGGLLVIGSQESLPEGALGLARAAGPDAPLWFRQPPREA